CATCCAGCAGGAACTCGATCATGAGACTCCCTCGGGGGCGCCAGGTTACTGAATTCCTCCCAGGTAGATGACCTGGCCGGTGATCATGCCGCTTTCGGGCTTGATGAAGAAATCAACGACGTTCGAGACATCTTCAAGTGCGCCAAGACGCTTCACGGCCTGCATATTGACGAGCGCGTCCAGCTTGGGTTTGGGGACGGCAGCAATCAAGTCGGTCGAGATGGGATTCGGGCCGACGGCGTTGGCGGTGATGCCGAAATCAGCAAGCTCTTTGGCCATCACCTGGGTCAAGGTCAGGACAGCGGCCTTCGAGGCGGCATACGCCGACTCTCCTGCCAACTTGAGAGGCACGGCCACGGTCGTGAAGTTGACAATGCGACCATAGCGGCGCTTCTGCATGAGCCTGGCGCCCTCGCGGCAAAAGAGAAACGTGCCAACGACATTGGTGTCCAGAATCTTGTGCAACGAGGAGGTTGGGGTGGTCAGGATGTGGTTCATGGCCGCTATCCCCGCCACATTCAGAAGAACATCCAGCCGGCCATGGTTGGTCCGTATGGCGGAAAAGAGATCTTGCGCGCGTCCTTCGTCGGCGACGTCCAGACACGAATGCTCATAGTTCGCGTGCGCAAAGTCGCTATCCTGCCGGCTGCAGCCGACGACGTGATATCCCTGGGTGGAGTAATACTCCGCAAGATACCGGCCTATGCCCTTGCGCGCGCCGGTTATCAGCATCACTCTGGGTTCCATGGTTGATGTCCTTTGCCTGAGAGGGCCGACTTCTCCGCTGCTGCCATCCCTGACTTCCTGGCGATCTGCGTTCTTGCGCGCGGGATTGGCTGCGGGGTCGGCTGCCTTGGGGGTCGCCGGTGATTGACGAGGTTGACGAAACCACGCACACTGAGCGCAAGCTGGCAGGGCCGGCAATCACTCCCGGAGTGATTATCCGCTCTTCACCCCGGGCTGCCAGACCCGGATCAGTGGTCGCACAATGACCCAGTTTGCCAACATCGTCAAGTCGCTCCTCATCCCCGGCTCCATTCCGTTCCTGGTGTTTGGGCTCGTGGCGGGAGTGGCTCTGCTGTTCGGCCCGCAAGCGCTGCAGCGATGGGCACGCCGCTGGTTGTTGCTGCTGCTGCTCCTGTACGGATTCCTGAGTACGCCGTTCGGCGCCAACATGCTTGCCGGGCCGTTGGTGCGTGAGTTCTCGCCGATCCAGACCAGGGAGCAGGCGGGTGGTGCCGACACGGTGGTCGTGCTGAGCGTGAGCAGCAGTGTCTATTCGGCCAACGGACAGGCGGTGGCGGAAATGGGAAAGGCCACCGCGCTGAACGCGCTCGAAGCTGCACGCGTTTTCCGTCTGCTGGGACACCCGGCGGTCGTCGCGTCGGGCGGAATGGTTGACGGCGGACAGCCAGGGCCCACGCCGGGGGAGATACTGCGGAACGCGCTCGTGACGCTGGGCGTCCCGGAGCAGTACATCGAAACCGAGTCGCGCTCGCGGACAACCAGGGAGCAGGGCCTCTTCGTGGCAGAACTCCTGCGCGCGCGAGGAGTCCGGCGCTTTGTCCTCGTCACAGAGGCGAATCACATGCCACGGGCGGTGGCGACCTTCCGCCAGCTCGGACTGGATCCGCTGCCGTCGCCGTCGCCCTTCTTCCTCGAGTCCCCGAAGGGAATACTGCAACAACTTCGTCCCAACTTCTCCGCGCTTCAGCTGAGCGACTGGGCAAGCTACGAGCATCTCGCAAGAGCCTACTACTGGCTGCGCGGGTGGTCGAGTTCGGGGCCGGACGGGTGAAGGAACAGCGACAACCACTCCCGGAGTAATTGCGGGCGGGCCAATTACTCCCGGAGTGATTACAGTTTTGTAATTACTCCGGGAGTGATTGCGGGGCGCCGCTTGCCCCCCCCCCCGACGATGCTAGCGTCGTCGTTCGACCAGAGGCCTGCTAGAATGTCGGGCAATGGCATCGTTTGCGGGCGCGCTCCGGGCACTCAACCAGATGAAGGACGCCGGCGTCATCGAGGAGTACGCCGTCGCGGGTGCCATGGCGGTGGTGTTCTGGAGCGAGCCGATTCCCACCTTCGACCTCGACGTGCTGGTCTTCCTCCCCGAGAGCGCGTCGCCGATTGTGAGCCTGGATCCAATCTATCAATGGACCGCCGCACAGGGCTACCCGGCGCACGCCGAGCACGTCCTCGTCGAGCAGGTGCCGGTGCAGTTCCTGCCGGCGCACAGCCCGCTGGCCGATGAGGCCATCGAGCGGGCGGCAGCGCTTGAGTACGAGGGGGTGCCGGTTCGTGTGGTCAGGCCAGAGTACCTGATTGCGCTCTATCTGGAGCCGGGGGCTCGCACGCTCAAGCGACGCGAACGTGCGGCGGCGCTGCGGGAGTCGGCCTCGGTTGATGTGACGCTCCTCGATGATCTGCTTGCTCGATACCGACTGGAGCCCTGAGCCGTGACCGTGCCAAGCCGCCCGCGACAAAGGCCCTCCGAGGAACTGCTGGTCACGCTCCGGCGCGCGAAGGCCCAGCATCACGAGGAGCAGCGCGGCCTTCCGCTTCGCGAGAAGGTTCGCCACGTGCTCGAACTCCAGCGCATCTGCCTGCCCCTGATCGCGCGGCAGCGGCCGCTCCGCCCCTGGGAACGCCCGTGGGCGGTTGAGCCCTGAGTCTCTTCGAACCGTTCCCTGTTCCGATCACGCCCGCGTCGTGCCGTGGACCCAGATCCCCCGCCGGGCGGGCCAATTACTCCCGGAGTAATTGCAGGGCGCTGCTTGAACCTGCCGGCACGACGATGCTACCGTCGTCGTCCTCGCGGTCGTCGTCGTCTCGAAGTTGGCATCCAGTTGGCAGTTCTTCCCGAAGGCGCGTGGCTGAGCAATTGCGGTCAGCTGTCGACATGCCGAAGGAGGAATTGATGAATACCACCGATTTGGCGAGGCGAATTGACAGAGGGTTGGCGCGCATCAGCGTGTGACGGTCTCGAGAGACGCTGGACACGGCTTGCGGGAAGCCGACGAGTATCACTATAGTACCACATCATGAAGACCGAACTCGTCACCACCCTCAAGCGGCACGCGACGCGAATCCTGGCAACAATGCGCGAATCGAAAGATCCTGTTCTGATCACCGAGCATGGGATTCCATCCGCGTATCTGGTCGACGTGTCGGTGTTTGAGTTGATGCAGGAGCGTATGCGCCTGCTCGAAGGCATCGCCCGCGGGGAACGCGCGATCGTGGAGGGTCGGACGCGTACTCCAGCGGCAGCCAGGCGGAGACTGCAGAAGTGGCTCGCCTGATCTGGGCCGAACCGGCACTCGACGATCTCGATGCCGTCGCTGAATACATCGCGCTCGATAACCCGGTGGCAGCCGGTTCGCTTGTTGAGCGCGTGTTCAAACGCGTCAGTCAATTGGCGCGATTCCCGACGTCGGGCAAGCGGCCGCCGGAACTGCTCCGGACCCTCTATCGCGAAGTGGTTGTGCCGCCGTGCCGGATCTTCTACCGCGTCGAGGGCGACACGGTCTTGATTCTGCACGTCATGAGAGCCGAGCGACTGCTCAGGGCCTTTCTGCTCGACGAACGCAGGAAGTTGAAATCGACCGCGGTCCCGGAGTAAGTGCGGGCGGGCCAATTACTCCCGGAGTAATTGCGGGCGGGCTAATTGCTCCCGGAGTGATTTCCCTCCCGACGCCCGTCTCGTCGAAGCCGTCGCGGAGCTCGCCGGGCCCCGGCCGGGCCCCAGATTGACCGGAGCGCTCGCGTTCTGCACTACACTTTCCCGGTCTACGAGGTGCGCGTCCGGCCGCTCGAATCCGTATACTGGGAGGTGCAACATGACGGCGTTTCTCGAGAGCCAACGTGAACCGATTGCGGCGGCATGCGCGCGGCATGGCGTGCTGCGCCTCGACGCATTTGGATCCGCGGTCGGCGGCGACTTCCGCCCGCGCGAGAGCGACATCGACCTCCTGGTCGAGTTCGGCCCGATGGATCCCCACGCTCGCGTCGATGCCTACTTCGATCTGCTCGATGACCTCAGAAGCATCCTTGGTGGCGAGGTTGATCTGGTGATGGCGGACGCCGTCAAGAACCGCTACATCGCAGCCGACATCAAACGAACGAAACAGGCCCTCTATGCCGCGTGACCGACGCGCCTATCTATCCGACATCGTCGACTCGTGCGAGGCGATTACGGCGGCGTTGCTGGGTCTTGATCTCGACGCGTACAAGGGTAACCGCCTGGTACGCTCGTCGGTGGAGCGCGAGTTCATTATCATCGGCGAGGCCATCCTGGCACTGTCCCATGCTGCCCCGGATGTCTTCGCTGCAATCACGGGCGCCCGTCGCATCGTCGACTTTCGCAACCAGCTCACGCACGAGTATCCGACGGTGGACGACGCCTTGGTCTGGGCGATAGCGGACCGCGACGTGCCCGTGCTGCGCGACGAATGCGCGGCGGTCATGAAGGGCCTCCAGTCTGAAAACGACGCGAACTGAACTGCCGGAGGAACCGAGGATCACGAAGTTCCCCCCGCCCGCTGTGCTCGGTTGGATAGGATTCGGTCGGCGAATCGCGCCTCCAGCGCGAAGGATGCCACGAGGGCGGCGGCGCGGCATCAATCACTCCCGGAGTAATTGCGGGCGGGCTAATTGCTCCCGCGTGATCGGGCCGCCTTCCGTCATTCCGCCGAATTGTCCCGCTGTAGCACGACTTCGCTTCTTGAGCTACGGTCTCGCACGCAGAACTCCGCCGCTAATCGCCTCACCTGGCCCGCGAGATAAAGCGGCAGCGACAGGATCTCCACCGGCGCCGACCGATCGCCCGGCATCGTCAACACCTCGATGCCGGGTTTTCCCATGTACAGCCGGATCGCCTTCGAGCGCTTCTTCTCGCCGAGGAACTGGAACACCGACCGCAACGCACCTCCCCGCGCGGCCTTGACCTCGATCGGCAGCACGTCGGCTCCCTCGCTGATGACGTAGTCCACCTCGGCGTTGGCGTTCCGCGCCTCTCGATGCCAGTAGAAGAGCGGCGCGTCCTGAAACGGCAATCCCGACACCAGCAGTTCCTGACCCGCGAGTTGCTCGGCGAGCGCGCCCTCGTTGACGGTGAGCACCCCACCGGCCGGAACCAGACCCAATCCGCACACCTGATTCACCAGCCCCACGTCCATCAACAGCGTCTTGAAGTGCTTGTCGCTCGCCTCGGCGCCCAGCGGAATCCCGTTCGCCGACGTGTGACGCACAAGGTGAACGGTCCGGCTCCGTGCAAGCAGGTCGAGCGCGGCGCGCACCTCCGCGGCACGACGGTCAGGGGCGATGTTGACGTACTTGAGCTTGTGACCGACGTTCTGCGCGACATGGCGATAGGTGCGCTGCAGCAGATCCTGTTGACCCCGCGTGCCGTACTTCGCGAAGTCATCCTGCAGCGTCGCGATGATGGAGTACTGGAGTCGCTGGACGTCGATCAGGGGCGCGCGTTCGACGTAGGCGTTGACGACAGCCGGCATGCCGCCCACCAGCAGGTAGTGTCGCAGCGTGTCTTCGAGCCTCGCGGCCACCGCCTCGGCGATGGTGTCGCCAACGTGAAAGGCGGCGACCACATCAGCCAACGCGTCGCCTTCGCTCGCGCGAACGAACTCCTCGAACGACAGAGGATACAGAAAGTGGTACTCGACACGGCCGACCGGCATCGAGTGCGCGAAGTCGTGCAAGGCGAAATCGAGCAGCGACCCGGCGGCGATGACGTGGAGGTCCGGCACAAGCTCGGCGAAATACCGCAGCGTCGCCAACGCGCGGGGACAGGCCTGAATCTCATCGAGGAAGAGAAGATGACTGCCCGGCACCAGACGCTGTCGCTTGAGAAGGGACAGTTCCTGCAGGAGTTT
This portion of the Acidobacteriota bacterium genome encodes:
- a CDS encoding SDR family NAD(P)-dependent oxidoreductase yields the protein MEPRVMLITGARKGIGRYLAEYYSTQGYHVVGCSRQDSDFAHANYEHSCLDVADEGRAQDLFSAIRTNHGRLDVLLNVAGIAAMNHILTTPTSSLHKILDTNVVGTFLFCREGARLMQKRRYGRIVNFTTVAVPLKLAGESAYAASKAAVLTLTQVMAKELADFGITANAVGPNPISTDLIAAVPKPKLDALVNMQAVKRLGALEDVSNVVDFFIKPESGMITGQVIYLGGIQ
- a CDS encoding YdcF family protein, with translation MTQFANIVKSLLIPGSIPFLVFGLVAGVALLFGPQALQRWARRWLLLLLLLYGFLSTPFGANMLAGPLVREFSPIQTREQAGGADTVVVLSVSSSVYSANGQAVAEMGKATALNALEAARVFRLLGHPAVVASGGMVDGGQPGPTPGEILRNALVTLGVPEQYIETESRSRTTREQGLFVAELLRARGVRRFVLVTEANHMPRAVATFRQLGLDPLPSPSPFFLESPKGILQQLRPNFSALQLSDWASYEHLARAYYWLRGWSSSGPDG
- a CDS encoding type II toxin-antitoxin system Phd/YefM family antitoxin, which translates into the protein MKTELVTTLKRHATRILATMRESKDPVLITEHGIPSAYLVDVSVFELMQERMRLLEGIARGERAIVEGRTRTPAAARRRLQKWLA
- a CDS encoding type II toxin-antitoxin system RelE/ParE family toxin, which produces MARLIWAEPALDDLDAVAEYIALDNPVAAGSLVERVFKRVSQLARFPTSGKRPPELLRTLYREVVVPPCRIFYRVEGDTVLILHVMRAERLLRAFLLDERRKLKSTAVPE
- a CDS encoding nucleotidyltransferase domain-containing protein, with product MTAFLESQREPIAAACARHGVLRLDAFGSAVGGDFRPRESDIDLLVEFGPMDPHARVDAYFDLLDDLRSILGGEVDLVMADAVKNRYIAADIKRTKQALYAA
- a CDS encoding DUF86 domain-containing protein, which translates into the protein MPRDRRAYLSDIVDSCEAITAALLGLDLDAYKGNRLVRSSVEREFIIIGEAILALSHAAPDVFAAITGARRIVDFRNQLTHEYPTVDDALVWAIADRDVPVLRDECAAVMKGLQSENDAN
- a CDS encoding ATP-binding protein, with product MLTRQAAIDLTAWRDRPTRKPLILRGARQVGKTHLVEHWGRSVFDGVVTVDLERERHLHPVFDQSDPAKLLQELSLLKRQRLVPGSHLLFLDEIQACPRALATLRYFAELVPDLHVIAAGSLLDFALHDFAHSMPVGRVEYHFLYPLSFEEFVRASEGDALADVVAAFHVGDTIAEAVAARLEDTLRHYLLVGGMPAVVNAYVERAPLIDVQRLQYSIIATLQDDFAKYGTRGQQDLLQRTYRHVAQNVGHKLKYVNIAPDRRAAEVRAALDLLARSRTVHLVRHTSANGIPLGAEASDKHFKTLLMDVGLVNQVCGLGLVPAGGVLTVNEGALAEQLAGQELLVSGLPFQDAPLFYWHREARNANAEVDYVISEGADVLPIEVKAARGGALRSVFQFLGEKKRSKAIRLYMGKPGIEVLTMPGDRSAPVEILSLPLYLAGQVRRLAAEFCVRDRSSRSEVVLQRDNSAE